TATCTACTGCAGAATCGCATCCATTTCAAATTCAACACACCAAGCGCAAGCCACCAAGGAGGTGCTGCAGAGCGAATGATCCGCTCGGTAAGAGCAGTATTAAACTCCATGGCCATGAAATTGAAGAACAGACTGGACACCAAAACACTGAGAACCTTCTTTTACGAAGCCGGAAATATCAATAATCGCCCTTTGGCAACAACCTCAACTGACAACCCTGAAGACAACGTAATAACACCAAATCATATCTTAACCATGAAAAACAAGCTACTGCTAGCACCCCCTCCTGGACACTTCTCAGATGATGACCTGTACAGTTCTAGGCGATGGAAGGCAGCTCAACTAGCAGCAGAAGATTTCTGGAAGGCGTGGAGAACCGAGTATTTACAAAGCATTACAATCAGACAAAAGTGGAGAAATGCCAAGGAGAATGTCAAAGATGGAGATGTAGTATTGATTAAAGACGAGAATGCCGCAAGAAGTGACTGAAAAATAGGAAGCGTGACAGAAGTGGCCCCAGGAGCGGATGGCCTAGTTCGAAACATAACAATAACTTTGGGAAACCGATTTCTGGACAAAAAGGGATTACCATTGGAACCACCTACAGTTCTAAAACGACCAATACAAAAGGTTGTGTACTATTGCGTGAATAATCATATTAACCTCCTACTTTATTAATACTATGTTCAGTTTtttagaaataataaataaataaaacgtttaCTCATTAAATTTCGCATAGGAATTTAGGTGGGAGTGTTAAGATTGAGCAAGGTGTGCTAGAGTCATTTGTTCTGTTGTTGCCCTACTGGCCAGCTATGGTTTGCATTTGAATCTGAGGTCACTGCACTTCCTGAAAGTTAGGTGTGCTGCGCTGATTGCCTGACGCCTGCCGGCCAATCACGAAGGGTTTGGGTAACAAGCAACTTGGGTGGTTTTTTTTTTTGATGGAAACAGTTGAACTTAGCAAGCCAAACAAACAGATAGCGTACAAGTTACTGATACACGGAATCAAATCTAAATGGGATTATCAGAGAACAGGTTAGCTTCtcttttatacattattattgttttgctATTTGTTCATTAATATTACGCTATTGCTAATTAGtaatttgatatataatttcaagtttattatgccatattatatgttgtacTATCCTGTATTTTTAATCTTACAGGTTTCACggttttataaaataaagaacAAAATCAGTGAAATCAATCCTCACACGTAATCCCACTAACAGAAGTTTTTGAGTTTGACGAAAACTCTACACTAATGAAAGGGTTAAAATCTGTGCGTTTCATAATGATGCACCAACGGTGAAACCACTCGTTGCAACTGCGACACAATACCATCTCTCCACCAAGTAAGTCCAAATCGATGCTGTCATGAGGCCTTCAACATGTGCAGAATCGCTAAATTGAACATAGGTTGGCTTGCTAACAGAAATTACGAaaatcaaattataaatattcttttcatcatcaaaatatttttccagTGATTTGATCATTCACTATGAATAATGAAATACCACCTGCAAGGGAGTAGTTTTAATAATTGAAAAAGCCCCACTACTTTCTCATTTCACGCACTGCTAAAATTGATGGCGGCACCTCAAGACCAACTGTCGACTTTTCCACAAATCATGCATTGtgtatatacaatttataaagAGCAGAAGTCTAATTGAAACACCCCTTCCACTATGTTTCAACATGCAGAAAGCCGCTTAGTGGAAATTTTGAGGGATAATTGAAACACCCCAGGTGTTTTGTGAAGTTTGCCATCTATACCAAGGGGTTTGTTGAGGTAGGCGAAAAACTGATGTGATTATTCGCATGGCTGtattaattatttcttaccTTGTCACGGATGGTGTGGGCCCTGGTCTGTTTGACCTTTGATGGCTGTTGTAATCAAGGGAACGAGGTCCATTCATTCTGCTGGAAAGCAGGCCACAACATGAGCCCTGAGTTTCTGCTGACCAAATGCAGTTTTGCGGAGGTTCCAAATAAGGTTTCAACCCAGTACATAATTACAAATAGGCCACAATCGGTGGAGCCGTTTTGTGCTTGAACTGATTCAACCACCACTGCCAACTgcttgccaggatgtttctccAAGCCATCAAAGCGACAACCATAATGTAGTAAAACATTTTTCCGCACAAACTGTAGAAATAAAATTGGTTGCTATCCAACAGAAACAATGGCTTTCATATGACATTTAATTTATTGCAAGTAAAAGTTTCAAtgggaaaaatatttttattagtagGTGGATAAGGTGGCCATCTTGAGTGACTACATCGGGCCACTGTTTGCAGATGAGCTTTTAGCAAGGGCCAACATTATCTTCACAAAAACATTAATTTGGGCCCAGGATTCGGCTATAGTCTGGAGTTACCTGAAAACAAAACAGAATCCGAAAATGTTGAAAAAGGATTCACATCTATGAgtgcttttatataaaaaatttccCTACACGGGCAGTATACTGTGTTTATCGGTAAAACACTTTAATCCCTAATCTAAACTAAGATAACTAAAGGTATAGACAGCTACACATACAGTGCATACAagcaaatgtacatgtatatgctaaatATCAAGGTGTTGTTACGACGAAGAACTTCAAATAGCTACTAGTATGTAAATACAAGTGTGAATACATTAAAATATGCAACATGGGTATTTAACTCCCAACTGATTTAAACCATATATATGTGCATTTCTCTTAAATCACACAAATTTAACACAGAAATATTCTGTTCACCTGGCTCACCTATTGGTAGCTAAACTGAAAAACCTAGTGTAATATCACTAAACAAAAATAGAAGGCTGATCAATCACGCTTGCTATACATGCAAAAAATACTAACTTATGCTAAATTGTACTCACTTTTGGTTAGGAATAATACTTTTCATTTCTTCTGGCTAGGCCTGTCCTGGTTATTGATAACTGGAATTTGAGCTAACCTGTGAGCAGTCACAATCAAAAGTTTGCCACCACAATCAGCCTGTCACGTAACAAATGGTAAAGAAGGAAGTGGAAGAAGAGGGATGAGTGTTTAAGATATTACCACAAATGTTTcggaataaaataataaatgcaaGCCAAACAGGGGGTTTATATACAGACTAGTGACGCAGTGGTGGTTGCTGTTTCATCAATTACAATAAGGCTTTActtaaaaggttgacttgctacaaaattcactttacagttatttggtatcaaaagattcaccatgtc
The genomic region above belongs to Watersipora subatra chromosome 1, tzWatSuba1.1, whole genome shotgun sequence and contains:
- the LOC137407890 gene encoding uncharacterized protein is translated as MGELPKERLEPIPPFTSIAMDVFGPYYIKDRRTELKRRGLLITCLYSRAIHVEILEDMSSDSIIQALRCFMALRGPVQVIHCDNGTNFVSANNEMKKKLETASVEMKHYLLQNRIHFKFNTPSASHQGGAAERMIRSVRAVLNSMAMKLKNRLDTKTLRTFFYEAGNINNRPLATTSTDNPEDNVITPNHILTMKNKLLLAPPPGHFSDDDLYSSRRWKAAQLAAEDFWKAWRTEYLQSITIRQKWRNAKENVKDGDVVLIKDENAARSD